One window of the Oncorhynchus keta strain PuntledgeMale-10-30-2019 chromosome 31, Oket_V2, whole genome shotgun sequence genome contains the following:
- the LOC118364166 gene encoding transcription factor HIVEP3-like isoform X2 codes for MEAEHSHPADGERSGRKQQPLSAEAAESLTGSRPPQPQQPPSNPCPVHVGQGRLHHHKPKRSDLLLRLQHQHKTQAAAWQLSTDTPGPSGGSISSPSPSTSSLQSSSTQGHKTQGVQSQPSQEAPEDSPSKRGERKPQKPGKYVCTYCGRPCAKPSVLQKHIRSHTGERPYPCVPCGFSFKTKSNLYKHRKSHAHRIKAGLASSQDELSLSGPVMSAPGEDPEEPTEGESTDSEEESGQYRKERLSKQKSSSSLALLEQEEGQRSDNSQAVKQRLAMRLSERKRGPMASPEDPPSSSTSSSLGPSSKGSQESGYFSLSRSTEMSRADSQVSPPTAKTYAEIILGKYGRLGGQRGPHQQHAHSSSPGMEEKSSMPFSVPKTQVIEHITKLITINEAVVDTSEIDSVKPRRSSLSRKSSLELPKFSFPKDPYMFEPKGESPGPSMAGQSSHVQDVDPSGVQKSSSSVPLLRSHSMPTSAGQGNHSTTSPWGFCRLSHSVDEQQAVVAEMRVGGQHRLLRRQPAIEMPVGAELSLEEAGPSYTVTESGLTRKQQQQQQRKCPRLYECKACGVRCKQRESYEAHRGLCTGQPIKELESGEVDGACRDDRPQMMHYKFRALAMAVRKRRKEESLEEDPPSPGPTAVVTCSHAFTTAVPSLVEQSEAFSGALSQAEQQQQDRKGISVIQHTSSFEKQESMSMESQESMGLRESQSTLQKQPQPKSSPSMSRLVRQHNIQVPEILVTVEPDTDMVSVSPTVTASSSKEPERVVEEFQWPQRSQSMAQLPAEKLPPKKKRLRLAEAAEQSSGESSFESVSLGPRSPSQESNISHSPSQSASFEDKGGKPAEPFSWGSSCTQGSHMLAVPSGPHQQYQPQREMRRSASEQAPASPQHTDKVVETRSKSFDYGSLSPQQSASDWRERRKCLLVKHATLGESDHEEGAVASHSGRPGSPKPSPSYTSHLAHPAEASTSRLSPEAIGKTVQLFHQPRIPPFPMQPTGHDRFPLGQIAQLHPVTTAISDVLSTHIIHRTFLHKHPSPPTIQVHPGQLHVAECLGLPLHPFSALLSLQNPTGAGETVYLPVSPGLTIQFPTQPPIPSTVVLPSPSLQSLVPLPCLYPPPVIATCLAQLTPVVSLVVPVRLQTHMTTYASALYTTLSQILASARSQEPICCMAMVIMGQLEQDKLQRSYLKIPTPDFKSYLPLSLPLELGSVSREGYGPLGAGGSKRMLSPAASLELSTEAQRQQKRVKEEEEEEEEKVREEEENRGTGGEPEAGEDEEKEPERAQIGVVTVKVEEEEKVRDPEGHREEREMQGKAEPKKEKVREENASQGVSASFVPQTPERAKAPSYTSLHTTTSVSWCYLNYVKPNPSAQRESQTSVYTSWSVSMHNPNLPGLSTKLALSLLSSKQKHSSETYTMATALTPATGKVVSASSRKTYISEVHAIPPSTPVEVKEPPQQPEKKGKREEQGPSTSKQSEPLRVQIFEGGYRSNEEYVYVRGRGRGKYVCGECGIRSKKPSMLRKHIRTHTDLRPYICKHCNFAFKTKGNLTKHMKSKAHGKKCQSMETSGSSLDEPETEEAGVAWRTEVWRIGLCVSFPLFSSGGIEEHLSGSEDQDEHQFSDVDDSEEDDDEEEEESSSHDEPPSSCSSNCSLSARGHSSSGRQSQQGTPDPSAPEPQPDPSPCPSQELSPTRRLWPGGHASSPKSRRALFSRRGWDASPRAFSPSSESCSLIRSLSPRRELASHNRHLSPSPKRGPSPIRALSPLNPMRPLSPLRPMSPSQYRVLWARASPSPLGLQHRPRCSPSRLPWDIPSMMASDRRQERIGTPSEGQIGPEPCLSFPPAFRLSPSDSPKAQSMDRIFSHLPLHSQQARVPYLMIPIGGIQMVQARPRSHPTTPTSASSPPMEGLLLGQIRREAPWCRTPSTQGLRTPEDHWSDSQEVVGASQSGLCIPSLTPPIRSKPSTSQQGRMDPRMINTKQYDSSHSSSHSHRSEAETRERWPSHGQAGPSP; via the exons ATGGAAGCGGAGCACAGCCATCCTGCTGATGGTGAGCGATCCGGAAGGAAACAGCAGCCTCTGTCTGCTGAGGCCGCTGAGTCCCTCACAGGGTCCCGTCCACCTCAGCCACAGCAGCCGCCATCCAACCCCTGCCCTGTCCACGTTGGCCAGGGACGCCTCCACCACCACAAGCCCAAGCGTAGCGACCTGCTTCTCAGGCTTCAGCATCAGCACAAGACCCAAGCAGCAGCATGGCAGCTCTCAACAGACACCCCAGGTCCTTCAGGAGGCagcatctcctccccctccccctccacctcatcCCTACAATCCTCCTCTACCCAAGGCCACAAAACTCAGGGGGTCCAGTCCCAGCCCAGTCAGGAAGCCCCAGAGGACAGCCCGTCTAAAAGAGGTGAGAGGAAGCCCCAGAAACCGGGGAAGTATGTGTGCACTTACTGCGGCCGTCCATGTGCCAAACCCAGCGTTCTCCAGAAACACATCCGCTCTCACACAGGGGAGAGGCCTTACCCCTGCGTCCCCTGTGGCTTCTCCTTCAAGACCAAGAGTAACCTGTACAAGCACCGCAAGTCCCACGCCCACCGAATCAAGGCAGGCCTGGCGTCCAGCCAGGACGAGCTGAGCCTGAGCGGACCTGTGATGAGCGCCCCGGGAGAGGATCCCGAGGAGCCTACAGAGGGGGAGAGCACAGACTCTGAGGAGGAGTCGGGTCAGTACAGGAAGGAGAGGTTGAGCAAGCAGAAGAGTAGCAGCAGTTTGGCACTGTTAGAGCAAGAGGAGGGCCAGAGGTCTGACAACTCCCAGGCCGTGAAGCAGAGATTGGCCATGAGGCTGAGTGAGAGGAAGCGTGGCCCCATGGCCTCCCCAGaagaccctccctcctcctccacctcctcctcactGGGCCCCAGCAGTAAAGGCAGCCAAGAGTCAGGCTACTTCTCCCTTTCGAGGAGCACTGAGATGAGCCGAGCTGACTCCCAGGTGAGCCCTCCCACCGCCAAAACGTATGCCGAGATCATCTTGGGCAAGTATGGACGGCTTGGAGGGCAGCGCGGTCCCCATCAGCAGCACGCCCACTCTTCTTCAccagggatggaggagaagagcagCATGCCCTTTAGCGTGCCCAAGACTCAGGTCATCGAGCACATCACCAAACTCATCACCATTAACGAGGCGGTAGTGGACACCAGCGAGATCGACAGCGTCAAGCCCAGACGCTCCTCACTCTCCAGGAAGAGTAGTCTGGAGTTACCCAAGTTCTCCTTCCCCAAAGACCCCTATATGTTTGAGCCTAAGGGAGAAAGCCCAGGCCCCAGTATGGCAGGCCAATCATCCCATGTCCAAGACGTGGACCCATCTGGAGTCCAGAAGTCTTCCTCCTCAGTGCCTCTGCTGAGAAGCCACTCAATGCCCACCTCAGCAGGCCAGGGAAACCACTCCACCACCTCTCCCTGGGGCTTCTGTCGTCTGAGCCACTCTGTTGATGAGCAGCAGGCCGTGGTGGCTGAGATGAGGGTGGGCGGGCAGCACCGTTTGCTGAGGCGCCAGCCCGCCATCGAGATGCCCGTCGGGGCTGAACTCAGCCTGGAGGAGGCTGGCCCCTCCTACACAGTAACAGAAAGTGGCCTAACCAggaagcagcagcaacagcagcaacgcAAATGTCCAAGGCTCTATGAGTGCAAGGCCTGCGGAGTCCGCTGTAAACAAAGGGAGAGTTACGAGGCCCACAGGGGTCTTTGCACAGGCCAGCCAATAAAGGAGCTGGAGAGCGGAGAGGTGGATGGGGCATGCCGGGATGACCGTCCCCAGATGATGCACTATAAGTTCCGGGCACTGGCCATggcagtgaggaagaggaggaaagaggagagtcTGGAGGAGGATCCTCCTAGCCCCGGGCCTACAGCTGTTGTGACCTGCAGCCACGCATTCACCACTGCAGTGCCAAGCCTGGTGGAGCAGAGTGAGGCCTTTTCAGGTGCTCTCTCACAGGCTGAGCAGCAGCAGCAAGACAGGAAGGGCATCTCTGTCATCCAGCACACCAGCTCCTTCGAGAAGCAGGAAAGTATGTCCATGGAGAGCCAGGAGTCTATGGGGCTCAGAGAGAGCCAGTCAACACTGCAAAAACAGCCGCAGCCAAAATCATCACCCTCCATGTCCCGCCTGGTCCGTCAGCACAACATCCAAGTGCCAGAGATCCTAGTGACGGTGGAGCCTGACACTGATATGGTGTCAGTGTCACCCACGGTGACGGCATCCTCGTCCAAGGAGccagagagagtggtggaggagtTCCAGTGGCCTCAGCGTAGCCAGAGTATGGCTCAGCTCCCCGCCGAGAAGCTGCCACCAAAGAAGAAGCGTCTCCGTCTAGCCGAGGCTGCTGAACAGTCTTCCGGGGAGTCCAGCTTTGAGTCGGTATCGCTGGGGCCCCGGAGCCCCAGCCAGGAGAGCAACATTTCCCACTCACCCAGCCAATCTGCCTCCTTTGAAGACAAGGGGGGAAAACCTGCTGAGCCTTTCTCCTGGGGCTCCAGCTGCACCCAGGGCTCCCACATGCTAGCAGTGCCCTCGGGCCCCCACCAACAATATCAACCCCAAAGAGAGATGCGGCGCTCAGCCTCAGAGCAGGCCCCTGCCAGCCCACAGCATACGGACAAGGTTGTGGAGACGAGGAGCAAATCCTTTGACTATGGGTCCCTATCGCCGCAGCAGTCTGCATCagactggagggagaggaggaagtgcCTACTGGTGAAGCATGCCACACTGGGCGAGTCAGACCACGAGGAAGGGGCCGTGGCCAGCCACTCGGGCAGACCAGGGAGCCCCAAGCCGAGCCCGTCCTACACCAGCCACCTTGCCCACCCAGCTGAAGCCAGCACCTCGAGGCTCAGCCCGGAGGCCATAGGGAAGACTGTGCAGCTGTTCCACCAGCCCCGAATACCCCCATTCCCCATGCAACCAACTGGGCATGATCGGTTCCCTCTTGGCCAGATAGCCCAGCTCCACCCTGTCACCACTGCCATCTCAGATGTCCTCTCCACCCACATCATTCACAGAACCTTCTTACACAAACACCCTTCTCCTCCAACCATACAAGTCCACCCAGGGCAGCTTCATGTGGCAGAATGCTTAGGCCTGCCCCTCCATCCTTTCTCAGCTCTGCTCTCCCTGCAGAACCCCACAGGGGCTGGCGAGACTGTGTACCTCCCTGTTTCCCCTGGGCTCACCATCCAATTCCCCACACAGCCCCCCATACCCTCCACTGTGGTTCTCCCTTCCCCATCTCTTCAGTCCTTAGTCCCCCTACCCTGCCTCTATCCCCCGCCTGTCATCGCAACATGCCTGGCGCAGCTGACGCCAGTCGTGTCACTGGTGGTTCCAGTGCGCCTCCAGACCCACATGACCACCTATGCCAGTGCCCTGTACACCACCCTATCCCAGATCTTGGCATCAGCCCGCTCCCAGGAGCCCATCTGCTGCATGGCCATGGTTATCATGGGCCAGCTGGAGCAGGACAAGCTGCAGAGGTCCTATCTGAAGATCCCCACCCCGGACTTCAAGAGCtacctgcccctgtctctgcccctggagCTGGGCTCTGTGTCCAGGGAGGGCTACGGGCCACTGGGGGCTGGAGGGAGCAAACGCATGCTCTCCCCTGCAGCCAGTCTGGAGCTTAGCACAGAGGCCCAGCGCCAGCAGAAACgagtgaaggaggaagaggaggaggaggaagagaaggtgcGAGAGGAAGAGGAAAATAGGGGTACTGGGGGAGAACCTGAAGCAGGGGAGGATGAAGAGAAAGAGCCGGAGAGGGCACAGATAGGAGTAGTTACTGTGAAagtcgaggaggaagagaaggtacgAGACCCAGAGGGGcacagggaagagagggagatgcaaGGGAAGGCTGAACCTAAGAAAGAAAAGGTGAGGGAGGAGAATGCGAGCCAGGGAGTGAGTGCTTCCTTTGTACCCCAGACTCCAGAGCGAGCCAAAGCCCCCTCGTATACCAGCCTTCACACTACCACCTCAGTCAGCTGGTGCTACTTGAACTACGTGAAGCCCAACCCGTCTGCTCAGAGGGAGTCACAAACCTCCGTTTACACCTCCTGGAGCGTCAGCATGCACAACCCCAACCTGCCAGGCCTGTCCACCAAGCTGGCCCTGTCCCTGCTGAGCTCCAAGCAGAAGCACAGCTCAGAGACATACACCATGGCCACAGCTCTAACCCCTGCTACAGGCAAGGTGGTCTCTGCCAGCAGCAGAAAGACCTACATTTCAGAG GTACATGCTATCCCACCCAGCACCCCCGTTGAAGTGAAGGAGCCACCACAGCAGCCTgagaagaaggggaagagagaagagcaagggccCTCCACCTCCAAACAGAGCGAACCTCTCCGTGTCCAAATCTTCGAGGGCGG GTACAGGTCTAATGAGGAGTATGTGTATGTGCGGGGTCGCGGAAGAGGAAAGTACGTGTGCGGAGAGTGCGGGATCCGCAGTAAGAAGCCCAGCATGCTAAGGAAGCACATTCGGACACACACGGATCTCCGGCCCTACATCTGCAAACACTGCAACTTCGCCTTCAAAACCAAAG GGAACCTTACCAAGCACATGAAGTCCAAGGCTCATGGGAAGAAGTGCCAGTCAATGGAAACGTCTGGGTCTTCACTGGACGAGCCAGAGACCGAGGAAGCAG GTGTAGCCTGGAGGACTGAAGTTTGGAGAATTGGGCTTTGTGTAAGTTTCCCCCTCTTCTCATCAGGAGGTATTGAAGAGCATTTGTCTGGCTCCGAGGACCAGGATGAGCACCAGTTCTCTGACGTGGATGATTCAGAGGAGGACGATGATGAGGAAGAAGAAGAGTCCTCATCTCACGATGAGCCGCCCTCATCCTGCTCCTCCAACTGCAGTCTGTCTGCAAGGGGGCACTCCAGCAGCGGAAGACAGTCCCAGCAGGGCACGCCTGACCCCTCAGCCCCAGAACCCCAGCCagatcccagcccctgtcccagcCAGGAGCTCTCTCCCACCCGCAGACTGTGGCCCGGCGGGCATGCTTCCTCTCCAAAAAGCCGGAGAGCACTGTTCTCCCGCCGGGGCTGGGACGCCTCCCCCAGGGCATTCTCCCCTAGCAGTGAAAGCTGCTCTCTCATCCGAAGCCTTTCCCCCAGACGGGAGCTGGCCTCCCACAACCGACACCTCTCGCCTTCCCCCAAGAGAGGACCATCCCCCATCAGAGCTCTATCCCCCCTGAACCCTATGcggcctctctcccctctccggCCAATGTCCCCTAGCCAGTATCGGGTGTTGTGGGCCCGGGCCTCTCCCTCGCCCCTGGGGCTTCAGCATAGACCTCGATGCTCACCCAGTCGTTTGCCATGGGACATCCCCAGTATGATGGCCAGCGATCGCAGACAG gagaggataggaaCACCAAGTGAAGGGCAGATTGGTCCAGAGCCCTGCCTGTCATTCCCCCCAGCTTTCCGTCTGTCCCCCAGTGACAGCCCTAAAGCCCAGTCCATGGACCGCATCTTCAGCCACCTGCCACTGCACTCACAGCAGGCCAGGGTGCCCTACCTGATGATCCCCATTGGGGGCATTCAGATGGTGCAGGCTCGTCCCCGCTCCCACCCCACTACCCCCACCTCGGCCTCCTCTCCCCCGATGGAGGGGCTTCTACTGGGCCAGATCAGGAGGGAAGCCCCCTGGTGCAGGACCCCCAGTACTCAAGGGCTCAGAACTCCTGAGGACCACTGGTCAGACAGCCAGGAAGTAGTAGGAGCCAGCCAATCAGGGCTGTGCATTCCCAGTTTAACCCCACCCATACGTTCCAAACCCTCCACCTCGCAGCAAGGTAGGATGGACCCAAGGATGATAAACACAAAGCAATACGACAGCTCACACAGCTCCTCCCACTCACACAGGTCTGAGGCAGAGACCAGAGAACGATGGCCCTCACATGGCCAGGCAGGACCATCCCCCTAG